The following proteins come from a genomic window of Pseudomonas putida:
- a CDS encoding HPP family protein, which produces MTASRSESRLQRLLPSPLNIPPKQWLRAGIGALLGLFLAGWLTGMAYGPGIALHLLGPLAASAVLVFAVHSGPLAQPWPVLGSYALAGAVGLAMREGFGPHLWVAAAALGISLLLMCLLRCLHPPGGGVAVSAVLADSGLTALGDHLLEPVLLNALILVMVAVVYNRLTGVHYPKGAAPRKDQHHTHDPLPSERVGVSGADLDQALEELGEFVDVTRDELERIILATEQHALQRSLGGITAASVMSRDVQFAAPDTTLEQAWKMLASHHLKTLPVLQQGKLVGIVSLSDLLGPAMQRGRFSWRGLFAGKAVRMEQVMSRQVISVSSQHPLERLLPLLCEQGLHCLPVIDGDQLVGVITQTDLIAGLKRQLLSGAGSVSDQRVPAL; this is translated from the coding sequence ATGACTGCCTCGCGTTCCGAAAGTCGTCTGCAGCGGCTGTTGCCGTCGCCCCTTAATATTCCTCCAAAACAATGGCTGCGTGCCGGCATCGGCGCGCTGCTCGGTTTGTTCCTCGCTGGCTGGTTGACCGGCATGGCCTACGGGCCTGGCATCGCCTTGCACCTGCTGGGCCCTCTTGCGGCTTCGGCAGTGCTGGTGTTCGCCGTGCATTCCGGCCCGTTGGCTCAGCCCTGGCCGGTGCTGGGCAGCTATGCGCTGGCGGGTGCAGTGGGCCTTGCCATGCGCGAGGGGTTCGGCCCCCACCTGTGGGTTGCGGCGGCTGCCTTGGGCATCTCGCTTTTGCTGATGTGCCTGTTGCGCTGCCTGCACCCGCCGGGTGGCGGTGTTGCGGTGAGCGCGGTGCTGGCCGATTCAGGGCTGACGGCGTTGGGCGACCACCTGCTGGAGCCCGTGTTGCTCAACGCGCTGATTCTGGTGATGGTGGCAGTGGTATACAACCGTTTGACCGGCGTGCATTACCCCAAGGGCGCTGCACCACGCAAGGACCAGCACCACACCCACGACCCCTTGCCCAGCGAGCGGGTCGGGGTCAGTGGTGCGGATCTGGATCAGGCGTTGGAAGAGCTGGGTGAGTTCGTCGACGTCACCCGCGATGAACTGGAGCGCATCATCCTGGCCACCGAGCAGCATGCCCTGCAGCGCAGCCTGGGCGGGATCACCGCAGCGTCGGTGATGTCGCGCGATGTGCAGTTCGCCGCACCCGACACCACCCTGGAACAGGCCTGGAAGATGCTCGCCAGTCATCACCTGAAAACCCTGCCGGTGCTGCAACAGGGCAAGCTGGTGGGTATCGTCAGTCTCAGCGATCTGCTCGGTCCGGCCATGCAGCGTGGCCGGTTCAGCTGGCGGGGGCTTTTCGCGGGCAAGGCCGTGCGTATGGAGCAGGTGATGAGCCGGCAGGTCATCAGTGTCAGCAGCCAGCACCCATTGGAACGCCTGCTGCCCCTGCTGTGCGAGCAAGGGCTGCACTGCCTGCCGGTGATCGATGGCGACCAGTTGGTCGGTGTGATCACCCAGACCGACCTGATCGCCGGCCTTAAGCGCCAGTTGCTCAGTGGCGCTGGCAGCGTTTCAGATCAGCGGGTCCCAGCGTTGTGA
- a CDS encoding sensor histidine kinase, whose translation MKSIQARLSLGLVAVLVVAGVVLAQLTLWLFEAGLQRYLENGLRKESENLLVALVRGPSGLQLDERRISAAYQRPFSGYYFRIDFDKGTWRSRSLWDLDMPKPAAPGLSDSHELGPEGQQLLALRADYRRLGQDISISVAQDYSPVREGFRRLQQIGLGMGLVALILVLVLQRITVTRSLRPLERARQQIAQLQQGQRSQLDAQVPSELAPLVGQINHLLSHTEDSLRRSRNALGNLGHALKTPLAVLLSLASSERLNDLPDVRAQLREQLEQIQQRLARELNRARLAGDALPGAQFDCDTELPGLLATLGMIHGEGLLLERDVPPGLLLPWDREDFLELLGNLLDNACKWADSEVRLGIAPTTEGYQVWVDDDGPGIPESQRLQVLERGSRLDEQVDGHGLGLGIVRDIVDAWGGSLALLESPLGGLRVSIELPRKAR comes from the coding sequence GTGAAATCGATCCAGGCACGCTTGAGCCTGGGCCTTGTAGCCGTATTGGTGGTGGCCGGGGTGGTACTGGCGCAACTTACCTTATGGCTGTTCGAAGCCGGTTTGCAGCGCTATCTGGAAAACGGTCTGCGCAAGGAAAGTGAAAACCTGCTGGTGGCGCTAGTACGTGGGCCTTCGGGGTTGCAGCTGGATGAGCGGCGTATTTCCGCCGCCTACCAACGGCCGTTTTCCGGTTACTACTTCCGCATCGATTTCGACAAGGGCACCTGGCGCTCGCGCTCGCTGTGGGACCTGGACATGCCGAAGCCAGCCGCCCCTGGCCTTTCCGACAGCCACGAACTGGGCCCGGAAGGCCAGCAGTTGCTTGCACTGCGTGCCGATTACCGGCGGCTGGGCCAGGACATTTCGATCAGCGTTGCCCAGGATTACTCGCCTGTGCGCGAGGGGTTCCGGCGCCTGCAGCAGATCGGCCTGGGCATGGGTCTGGTAGCGCTGATCCTGGTGCTGGTGCTGCAGCGCATCACTGTCACCCGCTCGTTGCGCCCGCTGGAGCGGGCGCGTCAGCAGATTGCTCAATTGCAGCAAGGCCAGCGCTCGCAGCTCGATGCCCAAGTGCCCAGCGAACTGGCACCGCTGGTGGGCCAGATCAACCATTTGCTCAGCCATACCGAAGACAGCCTGCGCCGTTCGCGCAACGCGTTGGGTAACCTGGGCCATGCATTGAAGACGCCATTGGCGGTGCTGCTGAGCCTGGCGTCCAGCGAGCGCTTGAATGACTTGCCCGATGTGCGTGCGCAACTGCGCGAGCAGTTGGAGCAGATCCAGCAGCGCCTGGCACGCGAGCTGAACCGGGCGCGCCTGGCCGGGGATGCGCTGCCTGGCGCCCAATTCGACTGCGATACCGAGCTTCCGGGCTTGCTCGCTACCTTGGGCATGATCCATGGCGAAGGCTTGTTGCTCGAGCGCGATGTACCGCCAGGGTTGCTGCTGCCTTGGGACCGGGAGGACTTCCTGGAGCTGCTAGGTAACCTGCTGGATAACGCCTGCAAGTGGGCAGACAGCGAAGTGCGCCTGGGCATAGCCCCGACGACCGAAGGCTATCAAGTGTGGGTCGACGACGACGGTCCGGGCATACCTGAAAGCCAGCGTCTGCAGGTGCTTGAGCGTGGTTCGCGGCTGGATGAGCAAGTGGATGGGCATGGCCTTGGGCTGGGGATCGTGCGGGATATCGTCGATGCCTGGGGTGGGTCTTTGGCCTTGCTCGAGAGCCCTTTGGGTGGTTTGCGGGTGAGTATCGAATTACCGCGCAAGGCGCGCTGA
- a CDS encoding PepSY domain-containing protein encodes MIHLTRSARYLALSLLAVCSLAVARDLDQDEALQLRQKGVILPLEQLLETALGRHPGARLLEAELEEDDDRYEYEVELLTTEGVVREIKLDASTGALLKDEEDD; translated from the coding sequence ATGATCCACTTGACCCGGTCGGCGCGCTACCTGGCACTCTCGCTGCTGGCCGTCTGTTCCTTGGCTGTTGCTCGCGACCTGGATCAGGATGAGGCCCTGCAGTTGCGTCAGAAAGGCGTGATTCTGCCGCTCGAGCAACTGCTCGAGACCGCCCTGGGGCGTCACCCCGGGGCGCGGTTGCTGGAGGCGGAGCTGGAAGAAGACGATGATCGCTACGAATACGAAGTCGAGCTGCTGACCACGGAAGGTGTGGTGCGCGAGATCAAGCTCGATGCCAGCACCGGTGCCCTGCTCAAAGACGAGGAAGACGACTGA
- the prpD gene encoding 2-methylcitrate dehydratase, translated as MSANVDLNERPDYDVVLQTLADYVLTYRVESPEALDTARSCLMDTLGCGLLALRFPECTKHLGPLVEGTVVPNGARVPGTSYRLDPVKAAWDIGCTVRWLDYNDTWLAAEWAHPSDNLGGILAVADHLSQKRVAKGEGPLFMREVLEAMVMAHEIQGVLALENAFNRVGLDHVLLVKVASTAVCAKLMGANREQLLSALSHAFVDGQALRTYRHAPNAGSRKSWAAGDASSRGVRLADIALRGEMGVPGVLTAPQWGFYDVSFSHTNKDLALKPSAQQALRIPQALASYVMENVLFKVSFPAEFHAQTACEAAVSLHPQVRNRLHEVDRIVITTQESAIRIISKVGPLANAADRDHCLQYMVAVPLIFGHLVAEHYEDAFHAAHPSIDRLREKMEVVEDPRFSREYLEPDKRSIANGLQVFFKDGSSTEQVVVEYPVGHRRRRGEGIPLLEAKFRDNLATRFAPQRCLEIFELCEDQQRLEGTAVHRFVDLFVT; from the coding sequence ATGAGCGCCAACGTAGACCTGAACGAGCGCCCTGACTATGACGTGGTGCTGCAAACCCTTGCCGATTACGTTCTCACCTACCGCGTCGAGTCCCCCGAGGCGTTGGACACCGCGCGCAGTTGCCTGATGGACACCTTGGGCTGCGGCCTGCTGGCCCTGCGCTTTCCAGAGTGCACCAAGCACCTCGGCCCGCTGGTGGAGGGCACAGTGGTACCCAACGGCGCCCGGGTGCCCGGCACCAGTTACCGGCTCGATCCGGTCAAGGCCGCCTGGGATATCGGCTGCACCGTACGTTGGCTTGATTACAACGACACCTGGCTTGCCGCAGAGTGGGCCCACCCTTCCGATAACCTAGGGGGGATCCTTGCGGTAGCTGATCACTTGTCGCAAAAACGGGTGGCCAAGGGTGAAGGCCCGCTGTTCATGCGCGAAGTGCTCGAGGCCATGGTCATGGCCCATGAGATACAGGGTGTGCTGGCGCTGGAAAACGCCTTCAATCGCGTCGGCCTGGACCACGTGCTGCTGGTCAAGGTGGCCTCCACAGCCGTGTGCGCCAAGTTGATGGGTGCCAATCGTGAACAACTGCTCTCGGCCTTGTCCCACGCCTTTGTCGATGGCCAGGCGCTGCGCACCTACCGTCATGCACCCAACGCCGGCTCACGCAAGTCGTGGGCTGCCGGTGATGCTTCCAGCCGGGGCGTACGCCTGGCCGATATCGCGCTGCGTGGCGAGATGGGTGTGCCCGGGGTGCTGACCGCGCCGCAGTGGGGTTTTTATGATGTGTCGTTCAGCCATACCAACAAGGACCTGGCGCTCAAGCCTTCTGCCCAGCAGGCGCTGCGCATACCGCAGGCGTTGGCCAGCTACGTGATGGAGAACGTGTTGTTCAAGGTCAGTTTCCCGGCCGAGTTCCACGCCCAGACCGCCTGCGAAGCCGCTGTGAGCCTGCACCCGCAAGTGCGCAACCGTCTGCACGAAGTCGACCGTATCGTCATCACGACCCAGGAATCAGCCATTCGCATCATTTCCAAGGTCGGCCCGCTGGCCAATGCTGCTGACCGCGACCACTGCCTGCAGTACATGGTGGCGGTGCCGCTTATATTCGGCCATCTGGTGGCCGAGCATTACGAAGATGCCTTCCACGCCGCCCACCCGAGCATCGACCGTCTGCGCGAAAAGATGGAGGTGGTCGAGGACCCTCGTTTCAGCCGCGAATACCTGGAGCCGGACAAGCGCTCGATCGCCAATGGCTTGCAGGTGTTCTTCAAGGATGGCAGCAGTACCGAACAGGTGGTGGTGGAATACCCGGTCGGGCACCGGCGCCGGCGCGGGGAGGGCATCCCCTTGCTGGAGGCCAAGTTCAGGGACAACCTGGCGACGCGGTTTGCGCCCCAGCGTTGCCTGGAGATTTTCGAGCTGTGCGAGGATCAACAGCGGCTGGAGGGTACGGCGGTACACCGGTTTGTGGATTTGTTCGTGACCTGA
- a CDS encoding response regulator transcription factor, protein MRLLLVEDNVPLADELIAGLQRQGYAVDWLADGRDAVYQGQSEPYDLIILDLGLPGLPGLEVLAQWRAAGLATPVLILTARGSWAERIEGLKAGADDYLSKPFHPEELQLRIQALLRRAKGLANQPRLEAAGLHLDESRQCVSREGVDIQLTAAEFRLLRYFMLHPQQILSKSHLAEHLYDGETERDSNVLEVHVNHLRRKLGRSVIETRRGQGYIYAGSAG, encoded by the coding sequence ATGCGCCTGTTGCTTGTCGAGGACAACGTTCCCCTGGCTGACGAGTTGATTGCCGGCCTGCAGCGCCAGGGCTACGCCGTGGATTGGCTGGCTGACGGCCGGGACGCGGTATACCAGGGCCAGAGCGAGCCCTACGACCTGATCATTCTGGACCTCGGCCTGCCGGGGTTGCCGGGCCTGGAGGTGCTGGCGCAGTGGCGTGCCGCGGGTCTGGCAACGCCGGTGCTGATCCTGACCGCGCGAGGCTCGTGGGCCGAGCGCATCGAGGGGTTGAAGGCCGGTGCGGACGACTACCTGAGCAAGCCCTTCCACCCTGAAGAGCTGCAGTTGCGCATTCAGGCGCTGCTGCGCCGGGCGAAGGGCCTTGCCAACCAGCCCAGGCTCGAAGCTGCCGGGTTGCATCTGGACGAAAGCCGCCAGTGCGTGAGCCGCGAAGGGGTTGATATCCAGTTGACCGCTGCTGAATTCCGCCTGTTGCGTTACTTCATGCTGCACCCGCAGCAGATCCTTTCCAAGAGCCACCTGGCCGAGCACTTGTACGACGGTGAAACCGAGCGTGACTCCAACGTGCTCGAAGTGCACGTCAATCATCTGCGCCGCAAGCTGGGCCGCAGCGTCATCGAGACTCGCCGCGGGCAAGGCTACATCTACGCCGGGAGCGCCGGGTGA
- a CDS encoding DUF1289 domain-containing protein: MPNQSIKTPCVGLCSTVYGDTVCRGCKRFHHEVIHWNGYDDDQKRAVLLRLEQLLVQVMMAKLEVFDANLLRQQLQQRSIRFVEQQSEYCWAYQLIARGARLIRDLEAYGMALLPEFRDWELPQLRDAIDREFFLLSEAHYQRYIAPGFLRAELR; the protein is encoded by the coding sequence ATGCCCAACCAGTCCATCAAGACCCCTTGCGTCGGCCTTTGCTCCACGGTTTATGGAGACACGGTGTGCCGTGGCTGCAAGCGCTTCCATCATGAAGTCATCCACTGGAACGGCTACGACGACGATCAGAAACGTGCCGTTTTGCTGCGCCTGGAACAGTTGCTGGTGCAGGTGATGATGGCCAAGCTGGAAGTGTTTGATGCAAACCTGCTGCGTCAGCAACTGCAGCAGCGCTCCATACGCTTTGTCGAGCAGCAGTCTGAGTATTGTTGGGCGTATCAGCTGATTGCACGCGGTGCCCGCCTGATTCGCGACCTGGAAGCCTACGGGATGGCGTTGCTGCCCGAGTTTCGTGACTGGGAGCTGCCGCAGTTGCGCGATGCCATCGACCGGGAATTCTTTTTGTTGTCCGAGGCGCATTACCAGCGCTATATCGCGCCCGGGTTCCTGCGTGCCGAACTGAGGTAA
- a CDS encoding LysR family transcriptional regulator — MDIEQARTFLEVVRCGSLVAAAERLFVSQTAITARVQRLEQQLGCQLFVRSRNGASLTSDGEAFVSYANQLVQTWEAARRDLPLPEGCQQVLHVGAEVSLGNPMLLDWVSALHCALPSHAIRSEVSDGESLLRKVEMGLLDAALVYQPTYGPGLQVEQLMEEKLIRIRRVEQPDPYIYIDWGEAFRRQHDAALPDCARPALSFNLGPLALQFILDKGGSGYFRTRVVQAYLDSGVFERVPQAPEFTYPTFLVYPRKRDSEALQQAFAMLRRLVASGASDWSQRWDPLI; from the coding sequence ATGGATATCGAGCAGGCCCGAACCTTTCTGGAAGTCGTACGGTGCGGCAGCCTCGTCGCCGCCGCCGAACGCCTGTTCGTGTCACAGACCGCCATTACCGCCCGCGTTCAGCGCCTTGAGCAGCAACTGGGCTGCCAGCTGTTCGTGCGTAGCCGCAACGGCGCCAGCCTGACCAGTGATGGCGAAGCCTTCGTCAGCTATGCCAACCAGCTGGTGCAGACGTGGGAAGCGGCGCGCCGTGACCTGCCGCTGCCTGAGGGCTGCCAGCAGGTGCTGCACGTAGGGGCGGAAGTGAGCTTGGGCAACCCGATGCTGCTCGACTGGGTCAGCGCCTTGCACTGCGCATTACCCAGCCACGCTATCCGCAGCGAGGTCAGCGACGGTGAGTCCTTGCTGCGCAAGGTAGAGATGGGCCTGCTGGACGCCGCACTGGTCTATCAGCCCACCTACGGTCCGGGCCTGCAGGTAGAGCAGTTGATGGAAGAGAAGCTGATCCGCATACGCCGGGTCGAGCAACCCGACCCGTACATCTACATCGACTGGGGCGAGGCCTTCCGCCGCCAGCACGACGCCGCCCTGCCCGACTGCGCGCGACCGGCGCTGAGCTTCAACCTCGGGCCGCTGGCCCTGCAGTTCATTCTCGACAAAGGCGGCAGCGGCTATTTCCGTACCCGCGTGGTGCAGGCGTATCTGGACAGCGGAGTATTCGAGCGGGTGCCGCAAGCTCCGGAGTTCACCTACCCGACCTTCCTGGTATACCCGCGCAAGCGCGACAGCGAGGCCCTGCAACAGGCCTTCGCGATGCTGCGCCGGCTGGTGGCCTCCGGCGCCAGTGATTGGTCACAACGCTGGGACCCGCTGATCTGA
- the queD gene encoding 6-carboxytetrahydropterin synthase QueD, giving the protein MEIFKEFTFESAHRLPNVPAGHKCGRLHGHSFKVGLHLTGPLDPHTGWIRDFSEIKAIFKPIYEQLDHNYLNDIPGLENPTSEVIAKWIWEQVKPLLPELSKVRIHETCTSGCEYSGD; this is encoded by the coding sequence GTGGAAATCTTTAAGGAATTTACCTTCGAATCGGCCCACCGCCTGCCTAACGTCCCTGCCGGGCACAAATGCGGCCGCCTGCATGGCCACTCGTTCAAGGTCGGCCTGCACCTGACCGGCCCGCTTGACCCGCACACCGGCTGGATCCGCGACTTTTCCGAGATCAAGGCGATCTTCAAGCCGATCTACGAGCAGTTGGACCACAACTACCTCAACGATATTCCAGGCCTGGAAAACCCCACCAGCGAAGTCATCGCCAAGTGGATCTGGGAGCAGGTCAAGCCGCTGCTGCCGGAGCTGTCCAAGGTGCGTATTCATGAAACCTGCACCAGCGGCTGCGAATACAGCGGCGATTGA
- a CDS encoding PepSY domain-containing protein, translating to MKTLTAIFTAAALAFGANVALAKDVQPDEVVKLVNAKTIKSLDELKATAVAKHPGATVTDSELENEYGRYIYKVEMRDTQNVEWDVDLDAKTGEVLKDEQDR from the coding sequence ATGAAAACTCTGACTGCCATTTTCACTGCCGCTGCGCTTGCTTTCGGTGCCAACGTTGCCCTGGCCAAGGACGTCCAGCCTGACGAAGTGGTAAAGCTTGTGAATGCCAAGACCATCAAGTCGCTGGATGAGCTCAAGGCCACTGCCGTTGCCAAGCACCCGGGCGCCACCGTCACCGATTCGGAGCTGGAAAACGAATACGGTCGCTACATCTACAAGGTCGAGATGCGTGACACCCAGAACGTCGAATGGGACGTTGACCTGGACGCCAAGACCGGTGAAGTGCTGAAGGACGAACAGGACCGCTGA
- the acnB gene encoding bifunctional aconitate hydratase 2/2-methylisocitrate dehydratase produces MLEAYRKHIEERAALGIVPQPLNAEQTAGLVELLKNPPAGEEAFLVDLITHRVPPGVDEAAYVKAAFLSAVAKGEANSPLIDRKHATELLGTMQGGYNIETLVALLDDAELGAVAAEKLKHTLLMFDAFHDVAEKAKAGNAHAKAVLESWAAGEWFTSRPAIADKYTLTVFKVPGETNTDDLSPAPDAWSRPDIPLHALAMLKMARDGIEPQQPGSVGPLAQIEAVKAKGFPVAYVGDVVGTGSSRKSATNSVLWFFGDDIPYVPNKRAGGFCFGTKIAPIFYNTMEDAGALPIEFDCTNLGMGDVIDVYPYKGEVRRHDSDELVTSFELKTEVLLDEVRAGGRIPLIVGRGLTEKARAELGLGASDLFKKPEQPADSGKGFTLAQKMVGRACGLPEGQGVRPGAYCEPKMTTVGSQDTTGPMTRDELKDLACLGFSADLVMQSFCHTAAYPKPIDVTTHHTLPDFIRTRGGVSLRPGDGIIHSWLNRMLMPDTVGTGGDSHTRFPIGISFPAGSGLVAFAAATGVMPLDMPESILVRFKGKLQPGITLRDLVHAIPYYAIQQGLLTVEKKGKKNAFSGRILEIEGLDELTVEQAFELSDASAERSAAGCTIKLPEKAIAEYLKSNITLLRWMIGEGYGDARTLERRAQAMEAWLAKPELLSADADAEYAEIIEIDLADVKEPVLCAPNDPDDARLLSSVQGEKIDEVFIGSCMTNIGHFRAAGKLLEKVKGGIPTRLWLAPPTKMDAHQLTEEGYYGIYGKAGARMEMPGCSLCMGNQARVQTGSTVVSTSTRNFPNRLGDATNVYLASAELAAVASIIGKLPTVEEYMQYAKDIDSMAADVYRYLSFDQIAEFREAAANAKIPVVQA; encoded by the coding sequence GTGCTTGAAGCCTACCGCAAACACATCGAAGAGCGTGCCGCCCTGGGTATCGTGCCCCAGCCGCTGAACGCCGAACAAACTGCAGGCCTGGTCGAGCTGCTGAAAAACCCGCCGGCCGGCGAAGAAGCCTTCCTCGTAGACCTGATCACCCACCGCGTTCCACCAGGAGTCGACGAAGCTGCCTACGTCAAGGCTGCTTTCCTGTCTGCCGTGGCCAAGGGTGAAGCCAACTCGCCACTGATCGACCGCAAGCACGCCACCGAGCTGCTGGGCACCATGCAGGGCGGCTACAACATCGAAACGCTGGTCGCGCTGCTGGATGACGCCGAACTGGGCGCCGTCGCGGCCGAAAAGCTCAAGCACACCCTGCTGATGTTCGATGCCTTCCACGACGTGGCCGAAAAAGCCAAGGCAGGCAATGCTCACGCCAAGGCCGTGCTGGAATCCTGGGCTGCCGGCGAGTGGTTCACCTCGCGTCCGGCCATCGCCGACAAGTACACCCTGACCGTGTTCAAGGTGCCCGGCGAAACCAACACCGACGACCTGTCCCCTGCCCCGGACGCCTGGTCGCGCCCTGACATCCCGCTGCACGCCCTGGCCATGCTGAAAATGGCCCGCGACGGCATCGAGCCACAGCAGCCGGGCTCTGTCGGTCCGCTGGCGCAGATCGAAGCGGTCAAGGCCAAAGGCTTCCCGGTCGCCTACGTCGGTGACGTGGTCGGTACCGGGTCTTCGCGCAAATCCGCCACCAACTCGGTGCTGTGGTTCTTCGGCGACGACATCCCGTACGTGCCGAACAAGCGCGCCGGTGGCTTCTGCTTCGGCACCAAGATCGCCCCGATCTTCTACAACACCATGGAAGACGCCGGCGCCCTGCCGATCGAATTCGACTGCACCAACCTGGGCATGGGCGACGTCATCGACGTTTACCCATACAAAGGTGAAGTACGCCGGCACGACAGCGACGAGCTGGTCACCAGCTTCGAGCTGAAAACCGAAGTACTGCTGGATGAAGTCCGCGCTGGCGGCCGCATCCCGCTGATCGTCGGCCGTGGCCTGACCGAAAAAGCCCGAGCCGAGCTGGGCCTGGGTGCATCCGACCTGTTCAAGAAGCCAGAGCAGCCTGCCGATTCCGGCAAGGGCTTCACCCTGGCACAGAAAATGGTCGGCCGTGCCTGCGGCCTGCCGGAAGGCCAGGGCGTGCGCCCAGGTGCTTACTGCGAGCCGAAGATGACCACCGTCGGCTCCCAGGACACCACTGGCCCGATGACCCGCGACGAGCTGAAAGACCTGGCGTGCCTGGGCTTCTCCGCTGACCTGGTGATGCAGTCGTTCTGCCACACCGCAGCCTATCCAAAGCCGATCGATGTCACTACCCACCACACCCTGCCAGACTTCATCCGCACCCGTGGCGGCGTGTCGCTGCGCCCAGGCGACGGCATCATCCACAGCTGGCTGAACCGCATGCTGATGCCTGACACCGTCGGTACCGGTGGTGACTCGCACACCCGTTTCCCGATCGGCATCTCGTTCCCGGCCGGTTCCGGCCTGGTGGCCTTCGCCGCCGCTACCGGCGTCATGCCGCTGGACATGCCAGAGTCGATCCTGGTGCGCTTCAAGGGCAAACTGCAGCCAGGCATCACCCTGCGTGACCTGGTACATGCCATCCCTTACTACGCCATCCAGCAGGGCCTGCTGACCGTCGAGAAGAAAGGCAAGAAAAACGCCTTCTCCGGCCGCATCCTGGAAATCGAAGGCCTGGACGAACTGACCGTCGAGCAAGCGTTCGAACTGTCCGACGCCTCGGCCGAGCGTTCCGCTGCCGGCTGCACCATCAAGCTGCCGGAAAAGGCAATCGCCGAGTACCTGAAGTCGAACATCACCCTGCTGCGCTGGATGATCGGCGAAGGCTACGGCGATGCCCGCACCCTGGAGCGTCGCGCCCAGGCCATGGAAGCCTGGCTGGCCAAGCCTGAGCTGCTGTCGGCTGACGCCGATGCCGAATACGCCGAAATCATCGAAATCGACCTGGCCGACGTCAAGGAGCCTGTGCTCTGCGCGCCGAACGACCCGGACGACGCCCGCCTGCTGTCGTCGGTACAGGGCGAGAAGATCGACGAAGTATTCATCGGTTCGTGCATGACCAACATCGGCCACTTCCGCGCTGCCGGCAAGCTGCTGGAGAAGGTCAAGGGCGGTATTCCGACCCGTCTGTGGCTGGCTCCGCCAACCAAGATGGACGCCCACCAGCTGACCGAAGAAGGCTACTACGGCATCTACGGCAAGGCCGGTGCGCGCATGGAAATGCCAGGCTGCTCGCTGTGCATGGGTAACCAGGCACGCGTGCAGACCGGTTCGACCGTGGTCTCCACCTCGACCCGTAACTTCCCGAACCGCCTGGGCGACGCCACCAACGTCTACCTGGCATCGGCCGAGCTGGCGGCTGTCGCATCGATCATCGGCAAGCTGCCGACCGTCGAGGAGTACATGCAGTACGCGAAAGACATCGACAGCATGGCTGCCGACGTTTACCGCTACCTGAGCTTCGACCAGATCGCTGAGTTCCGCGAAGCTGCGGCCAACGCCAAGATCCCGGTTGTCCAAGCGTAA